In a genomic window of Planktothrix sp. FACHB-1365:
- a CDS encoding plasmid replication protein, CyRepA1 family, translated as MTLLQHHREELEKGSAIHRSLVDVAFSSIEELALFNTLYPEPENGYPHLNGGRLNSQWQRRYNNCMDSIGWQVGGVEPLTGEPSSFTRVKPDPGSRLCKIWDKEKQAYKNAKYLSPLGVPSRLIFLPVTPEIIEIIRGRCRKEFSQKNIERFREKHPEMMNCIESTITPKNFWLFVIENPKIPIALAEGEKKAASLLSIGVIAIALPGIRMGYRRKLGELLLVDDLKLFASPDRAITFYFDNDVQEKTRKTCEDALEKTARLLLKEKCKVSVAHIPLLDEKKGAIDDFLALYGEKGFNLLKVHTFVKWQFVREQKKLITYLPKLTVNTDDMGRDINVNTLPKTGLIALAGAKAVGKTKLLEELTKGDDIAVLSLGHRIFLQKGLCERLGLEYRGDVEKVKHDGISNYIGSNGSSVDRLAGCSEGLIYFYSVIRSQFLLSDKRKVLVLDEADQVFISLLLSSTCDKDGIRPVLLSIYEEIIRASDLIILASADISDAEINWVLRVRNRGITGDNKASFPVFYIKNEYKSKGYIAIFVKSKEEVIELAKLALESGENIWFIVDTKALSKEIFDAFEPYLKEGERGILINGDTSKELEQCDFIRNISNNDPQKVSDFLKPYRFVIATQSLWTSASITVNHFTEVFACFSSGICPDWDMSQSLSRVRPNVPRTIFCADKGQLNDRYSGFYKNQIKKNLRDMTDINNRIIAQKLSGTFDPILNYNWELDDNPHIDLFCHYIARDNCSKIHLQERLEARLEYEGNEIIHESFIDAEDLESAKAEAKSKRLEKKAEEDEDLLFKTPLLSETEAKELSAKHSLTKEQEKLLNKYHFVDFYKLHSHYETLEGDKGNETIKQYIRETHAKDNGGRLRARIKKLEYLRGGTEGYERAIFDDVKSINRQAKHGKGLFAPDLKRNTSQIFALNKTLNFSQYLDPDKTWTEETLVQLVEDCKKFKEFPLIMKLPKILGGNIGGVWLLSQLLLGFGIKTKSRRVQIDGERKSVLSIDREHWEWVEGVLTRRSENFSFAGLGDLKFFDPIENLEVVDPPINNNSQGGSATELDNTPIPKFDELGGMILVEAKTGRPDIPTKRTNFTTWTTIKKAYISRNDLQTKAYRLPTVEDVARWAREAIREASQTKARWLFVHFGEILENFPDLVVIYNFA; from the coding sequence ATGACACTTCTCCAACATCATCGGGAAGAGCTTGAGAAAGGTTCGGCTATCCATCGTTCCCTTGTCGATGTGGCATTTAGCTCGATTGAAGAATTGGCATTATTTAACACCTTGTACCCGGAACCGGAGAACGGATACCCTCACTTGAATGGGGGGAGACTAAACTCCCAATGGCAACGGCGCTACAACAACTGCATGGACTCTATTGGCTGGCAAGTCGGGGGGGTTGAACCTCTGACAGGAGAACCTAGCAGTTTTACTAGGGTGAAGCCTGATCCTGGGAGCAGATTATGTAAGATTTGGGATAAGGAAAAGCAAGCCTATAAAAACGCTAAATACCTTTCTCCATTAGGCGTTCCTTCTCGTTTAATTTTTCTCCCTGTCACCCCGGAAATTATTGAGATCATTCGAGGGCGTTGTAGAAAGGAATTCAGCCAAAAAAATATAGAACGTTTCCGAGAGAAGCACCCGGAAATGATGAACTGTATTGAATCGACCATCACCCCTAAAAATTTCTGGTTATTTGTAATCGAGAATCCCAAAATCCCCATTGCATTGGCAGAAGGAGAGAAAAAAGCCGCGAGTTTGTTATCCATTGGGGTAATTGCGATCGCACTCCCTGGAATTCGGATGGGATACCGTAGGAAATTAGGGGAACTTTTGTTGGTTGATGATCTGAAATTATTTGCTTCCCCTGACCGCGCCATCACATTTTATTTCGATAATGATGTTCAGGAAAAAACCCGCAAAACCTGTGAAGATGCCCTAGAGAAAACGGCTCGACTTCTCTTAAAAGAAAAGTGCAAAGTTAGTGTTGCTCATATTCCTTTATTGGATGAGAAAAAAGGGGCTATTGATGATTTTTTAGCCCTTTACGGTGAGAAGGGTTTTAACCTTTTAAAAGTTCACACTTTTGTTAAATGGCAATTCGTAAGAGAGCAAAAAAAACTGATCACTTATCTCCCTAAGTTAACCGTTAACACCGATGATATGGGTAGAGATATTAATGTTAATACTCTACCAAAAACAGGACTTATAGCTTTAGCTGGTGCTAAAGCTGTTGGTAAAACAAAATTACTTGAAGAGCTCACCAAAGGGGATGATATAGCCGTTTTGTCATTAGGTCATCGGATATTTTTGCAGAAAGGCTTATGCGAAAGATTGGGCTTAGAATACAGGGGAGACGTTGAAAAAGTTAAACATGATGGGATTAGTAACTATATTGGGAGTAATGGCTCATCTGTTGACCGCCTTGCCGGATGTTCCGAGGGTTTGATTTATTTCTACTCTGTTATTCGTTCTCAGTTTCTGTTATCTGATAAGCGGAAAGTTTTAGTATTAGATGAAGCTGACCAGGTTTTTATTAGCTTGTTGCTGTCTTCTACTTGCGATAAAGACGGGATTCGCCCTGTTTTATTGTCCATTTATGAAGAGATTATCCGAGCTTCTGATTTAATTATCTTGGCTTCTGCTGATATTTCTGACGCTGAGATTAATTGGGTTTTAAGGGTTAGGAATCGGGGGATTACCGGGGATAATAAGGCTTCTTTCCCTGTTTTTTACATTAAAAATGAGTACAAATCCAAAGGATACATAGCTATTTTTGTTAAATCCAAAGAGGAAGTTATCGAGTTAGCAAAATTGGCTTTAGAGTCTGGTGAGAACATTTGGTTTATCGTTGATACCAAAGCTCTCTCTAAGGAAATTTTTGACGCATTTGAACCTTATCTCAAGGAAGGGGAAAGGGGGATATTAATCAATGGTGATACATCTAAAGAATTGGAGCAATGTGATTTTATTAGAAATATTTCTAATAATGATCCACAAAAAGTTAGTGATTTTTTAAAGCCTTATCGCTTTGTGATCGCAACTCAATCGCTCTGGACATCTGCATCAATCACCGTGAATCATTTCACTGAGGTTTTCGCTTGTTTTTCCTCTGGGATATGTCCTGATTGGGATATGAGTCAATCTTTAAGCCGTGTCCGTCCCAATGTTCCCAGGACAATTTTTTGTGCTGATAAAGGGCAACTTAATGATCGTTATTCGGGATTCTATAAAAATCAAATCAAGAAAAATTTACGAGACATGACAGATATCAATAATAGAATAATAGCCCAAAAACTAAGCGGAACATTCGACCCTATTCTTAACTATAATTGGGAATTGGATGATAATCCCCATATTGATTTATTTTGCCATTATATCGCTAGAGATAATTGTAGTAAGATTCATCTTCAAGAACGCCTAGAGGCTAGGTTGGAATATGAGGGTAATGAAATTATTCATGAATCCTTTATTGATGCTGAAGATTTAGAATCGGCTAAGGCTGAAGCTAAATCGAAACGGCTTGAGAAAAAAGCTGAGGAGGATGAGGATCTGTTGTTTAAAACCCCGTTACTGAGTGAGACTGAAGCTAAAGAATTATCTGCTAAACATTCTCTAACAAAGGAACAGGAGAAACTACTCAATAAATATCATTTTGTAGATTTTTACAAATTACATTCACACTATGAAACTCTTGAAGGTGACAAAGGAAACGAAACAATCAAGCAATACATTAGGGAAACCCACGCTAAAGATAATGGAGGAAGATTGAGAGCGCGTATCAAAAAACTTGAGTATCTGAGGGGAGGAACTGAAGGCTATGAGCGCGCTATTTTTGACGATGTAAAATCAATTAACCGTCAAGCCAAGCACGGCAAAGGGTTATTTGCTCCCGACCTAAAACGGAATACTTCTCAAATTTTTGCCCTGAATAAAACTTTAAATTTTTCCCAATATTTAGATCCTGATAAAACCTGGACGGAAGAAACCCTAGTCCAGTTGGTTGAGGATTGCAAAAAATTCAAGGAATTTCCCTTAATCATGAAGCTACCCAAAATCTTAGGGGGGAACATTGGGGGGGTTTGGTTGTTATCTCAACTTTTGTTGGGGTTTGGCATAAAAACCAAAAGCCGTCGCGTTCAGATTGATGGCGAGCGAAAATCTGTCCTTTCCATTGATCGAGAACACTGGGAATGGGTAGAAGGGGTTTTGACGCGGCGTTCTGAGAATTTCAGTTTTGCTGGTTTGGGAGATTTAAAGTTTTTTGACCCCATCGAAAACTTAGAAGTGGTTGACCCCCCCATTAATAATAATAGTCAGGGGGGGTCAGCCACCGAACTAGACAATACCCCAATACCCAAATTTGACGAATTGGGGGGGATGATTCTGGTAGAAGCCAAGACGGGACGGCCCGACATCCCAACAAAACGCACAAACTTTACCACCTGGACAACAATCAAAAAAGCTTATATCTCAAGAAATGATCTACAGACAAAAGCTTATAGACTCCCCACAGTGGAAGATGTGGCTCGATGGGCGAGGGAGGCAATTCGAGAAGCTTCCCAAACTAAAGCTCGATGGCTGTTTGTTCATTTTGGGGAGATCTTGGAAAATTTTCCTGATCTAGTAGTTATCTACAATTTTGCCTAG
- a CDS encoding DEAD/DEAH box helicase, translated as MIGQLSLFDQGVNTPPHLDIPPKPFVLRDYQEELKSEIYNYIRQGIRRVLVYAPTGAGKTAIIAFILCDAVGRGKRCMLIVHRDFLVEQSRSAMIRAGINPDDIGIIKANYPENRDRPIQIASLQTLRKRKNSTPENLGLIILDECHSTAFHKHYQTIKQETLNAVHLGFSASPWRLKSTEEYFGLHFDAIAEGPGIVSRVPS; from the coding sequence ATGATCGGACAATTAAGCCTATTTGACCAGGGTGTTAATACACCCCCTCACCTCGATATACCCCCCAAACCCTTTGTTTTACGGGACTATCAGGAAGAATTAAAATCTGAAATCTACAACTACATCAGACAAGGTATCCGCCGGGTATTAGTCTACGCACCGACGGGAGCCGGAAAAACCGCAATCATCGCTTTCATCTTATGTGATGCCGTTGGACGTGGGAAGCGATGTATGTTGATTGTCCATCGTGATTTCCTGGTAGAGCAAAGCCGTTCCGCAATGATTCGGGCTGGGATTAATCCTGATGATATCGGGATTATAAAAGCAAATTATCCTGAGAATCGCGATCGCCCGATTCAAATTGCCTCGCTCCAAACCCTACGGAAACGTAAAAACAGCACACCGGAGAATTTAGGGTTAATTATCTTAGACGAATGCCACAGCACCGCATTCCATAAACACTATCAGACAATTAAGCAGGAAACCCTCAACGCGGTTCACCTAGGCTTTTCCGCTTCCCCCTGGAGACTAAAATCGACTGAGGAATACTTTGGGCTTCATTTTGATGCCATAGCTGAGGGGCCGGGAATTGTGTCGCGTGTACCATCCTGA
- a CDS encoding sigma-70 family RNA polymerase sigma factor: MEQIPDRLLCQLIKEALQDSQAAETLAYVIDQIPEVKARLGEGWLPYYDEALPKTMKDIRKNINRFPQKHGLDMESLDCKNPGDADKVKKYFIYWVIMILKRDCYDVKRRSNKSILELDMDLIPSFLDPLKLLEAEEKRLFLNSFKCYIQEDPKNELQNSYPRNYPDCNCKTLIKKLYFDNKKFQDIASELEIRDQTLHSYWRRNCLPILRQIAKRLYEINYLVETGNKEQ; this comes from the coding sequence ATGGAACAGATACCAGATAGATTATTGTGCCAACTAATTAAGGAAGCGTTACAGGACTCACAAGCTGCCGAAACATTAGCCTACGTTATAGATCAGATTCCTGAAGTTAAGGCACGTCTAGGTGAAGGTTGGCTACCTTATTACGATGAAGCACTCCCAAAGACAATGAAGGATATCAGAAAAAACATTAATAGGTTTCCACAAAAGCATGGGCTTGATATGGAATCCTTAGATTGTAAAAATCCAGGTGATGCCGATAAGGTTAAAAAATATTTTATTTATTGGGTTATAATGATACTCAAACGAGATTGTTACGATGTTAAGCGTCGGAGTAATAAGTCAATTTTAGAATTGGATATGGATCTTATCCCAAGTTTTTTAGACCCATTAAAATTATTAGAAGCTGAGGAAAAAAGGCTGTTTTTAAATTCCTTTAAATGTTATATACAGGAAGATCCAAAAAATGAATTACAGAATTCTTATCCTCGCAATTATCCAGATTGTAATTGCAAAACACTTATAAAAAAGCTATATTTTGATAACAAAAAATTTCAAGATATTGCTTCTGAGCTAGAGATTCGTGATCAAACTTTACACTCCTATTGGCGCAGAAATTGCCTACCTATTTTGAGGCAAATTGCTAAACGCTTGTACGAAATAAATTACCTAGTTGAGACAGGGAATAAGGAACAATAA
- a CDS encoding site-specific integrase, whose product MGAFVKVNRHGKAKILSQDEIQILFNEGLTNLRDRVLFAVCLFTAVRINEAVTLHTADVYDKRGRVRDELTFRKSNTKRKLATRTIPVLDELRGYLQKYKPEAGKLWLFPGGTFRDDQNHHITSDSGARILRKAFEQTGIDGASSHSMRRTALTQMSNAGIPLRTIQEISGHRNLEQLQQYLEVQPEQVRGAIAALSMLSPVNNGRDGKPLFPDILTPNP is encoded by the coding sequence ATGGGTGCTTTTGTGAAAGTCAACAGGCATGGAAAGGCAAAAATACTCAGCCAAGATGAAATTCAGATCCTATTTAATGAAGGGCTAACAAACCTCAGAGATAGGGTGCTTTTTGCTGTCTGTTTGTTTACCGCCGTTCGCATCAATGAAGCCGTTACCCTCCATACGGCTGATGTCTACGACAAGAGGGGACGGGTTAGGGATGAGCTTACCTTTAGGAAGTCGAATACTAAACGCAAGCTGGCAACCCGCACGATTCCGGTACTGGATGAGTTACGGGGTTATCTACAGAAGTACAAGCCAGAAGCGGGTAAGCTGTGGCTGTTCCCTGGTGGAACGTTCCGAGATGACCAAAACCACCATATCACCTCTGATTCCGGCGCACGGATTCTCAGAAAAGCCTTTGAACAGACTGGCATTGATGGGGCTAGTAGCCACTCGATGAGGAGGACAGCCCTAACCCAAATGTCTAACGCTGGCATCCCCCTCAGAACCATTCAGGAAATATCTGGACATCGCAACCTTGAACAACTACAGCAATATTTAGAGGTTCAACCGGAACAGGTCAGGGGTGCTATCGCCGCTTTGTCGATGCTGTCTCCTGTTAATAACGGAAGAGACGGAAAACCTCTATTTCCCGACATCCTCACCCCCAATCCTTGA